One region of Estrella lausannensis genomic DNA includes:
- a CDS encoding glycerophosphodiester phosphodiesterase has translation MPTKHAEKSKIPFQVVAHRGFKAHYAENTLISFEKAIEAGATMLELDVRMTKDEVVVILHDPTLLRLGGHRLHVSEMSWDVLKTINLMDKKARHLRSGSVLTLEKLFERFGNSVYYDVEIKTSKHHLLYHKHQLCSRVIDLVARFDLDHFVMATSFELDILQYLHDNNNLRLGYNFKGEMPDQWLFDKLKKIDARLCPHHALVTEESLPKFKEMKFKVIPWVVNAERRMHELLYWGVDGIISDNPEKLARLLGRIGSA, from the coding sequence ATGCCGACAAAGCACGCAGAGAAGTCGAAAATTCCCTTTCAGGTCGTGGCGCACCGCGGTTTTAAAGCACACTATGCCGAGAACACCCTGATTTCTTTTGAAAAAGCGATCGAAGCCGGAGCTACCATGCTGGAGCTCGACGTGCGCATGACAAAGGATGAGGTGGTGGTGATATTGCACGACCCGACGCTATTGAGGTTGGGCGGCCATCGTCTGCATGTGTCGGAGATGAGCTGGGATGTGCTTAAAACCATTAACCTGATGGATAAAAAGGCGCGTCATTTACGCAGCGGATCGGTGCTCACCTTAGAGAAGCTGTTCGAAAGATTCGGCAATTCCGTCTATTACGATGTAGAAATTAAGACCTCAAAGCACCACCTCCTCTATCACAAACACCAGCTTTGCAGCCGCGTGATCGATCTGGTGGCACGTTTCGACCTGGATCATTTTGTCATGGCGACCTCTTTTGAACTCGATATCCTCCAATATCTTCACGATAACAACAACCTCCGCCTCGGCTATAACTTCAAGGGGGAGATGCCCGATCAGTGGCTCTTTGATAAATTGAAAAAAATCGATGCGAGACTCTGCCCTCATCACGCCTTAGTCACAGAAGAGAGTTTGCCCAAGTTCAAGGAGATGAAGTTCAAAGTCATTCCATGGGTCGTCAATGCAGAACGACGAATGCATGAGCTTCTGTACTGGGGAGTCGATGGCATCATTTCAGACAATCCCGAGAAGCTCGCCCGGCTGCTCGGACGGATCGGGAGTGCGTGA
- a CDS encoding glycerol-3-phosphate dehydrogenase/oxidase — protein MHYDLIVIGGGIVGCAIAKDAALRGLSVLLIEKQDFGSGASTKTSKLLHGGLRYLETLELKLVRESMRERNALLITDPFLAKPLRFVLPVYADSDKKSWMINLGLKVYDLLSWGSIMPRSKPLTPEESNNLYPFLKKKGLRQCFHYFDGAMKDSRILIETLLGAKEAGAALLNYTLVTDFLYRNGKVAGVCFESQKRGLKATATATAVVVAAGSSADEVRSLNHEQERVVRRSKGVHLVLKKRIADDAVIMTSPIDGRVFFLLPWEGKTLLGTTDTELRAGEEVLVEREDIRYLLSSVNHYLENNPLTEEDIASSFAGVRPLILEQGKDSYTSTRSLKMISSKNGLVTVIGGKYTTFRRIAEKVVDALYRSHFQGRPFVSCITYERPVELSRMAMLAEVEMAEAIASGFHLGLVQALKSRWGSRFALPLKVILSCKDNRVPICPHHPALVGELLYAVESEEVFTASDWMERRTPYGYFGLCSPECFLRIDQLIGKHL, from the coding sequence ATGCACTATGACCTGATCGTCATCGGAGGGGGAATTGTCGGATGCGCCATCGCCAAAGATGCGGCTCTCCGCGGCCTCTCCGTTCTTTTGATCGAAAAGCAAGACTTTGGATCGGGCGCCAGCACCAAAACATCTAAGCTGCTGCACGGAGGACTCCGCTACTTAGAAACGCTTGAGCTTAAGCTGGTCAGGGAATCAATGAGAGAGCGAAACGCTCTCTTGATAACCGATCCGTTTTTGGCAAAACCGCTCCGTTTTGTCCTTCCCGTCTATGCCGACTCCGACAAAAAAAGTTGGATGATCAACCTTGGTTTGAAGGTTTATGATCTGCTCTCTTGGGGATCGATAATGCCCCGCTCCAAACCACTCACTCCGGAAGAAAGTAACAATCTCTATCCTTTCTTGAAAAAGAAGGGGCTGAGGCAGTGTTTCCACTATTTCGACGGAGCCATGAAAGACAGTCGGATTCTGATTGAAACGTTGCTGGGAGCAAAAGAAGCTGGAGCCGCTCTTCTAAACTACACCCTCGTCACCGACTTTCTGTATCGCAACGGCAAAGTCGCCGGAGTGTGCTTCGAGAGTCAAAAACGCGGTCTGAAGGCAACCGCTACAGCGACAGCAGTGGTTGTAGCCGCAGGCAGCAGCGCTGATGAGGTGCGTTCGTTAAATCACGAGCAAGAACGCGTTGTCAGACGATCCAAAGGGGTTCATCTCGTTTTAAAAAAGCGAATCGCCGATGACGCGGTCATCATGACATCCCCGATCGATGGCAGAGTTTTTTTTCTTCTTCCCTGGGAAGGGAAAACGCTTCTTGGCACGACAGATACCGAACTTAGGGCCGGGGAGGAAGTGTTGGTTGAAAGAGAGGATATTCGCTACCTGCTCTCATCTGTCAACCACTACCTTGAAAACAATCCTCTTACCGAAGAAGATATCGCGAGTTCCTTTGCCGGTGTCCGCCCTCTGATTTTAGAACAAGGAAAAGACAGCTACACCTCCACTCGCAGCCTGAAGATGATCTCCTCTAAAAACGGACTTGTCACTGTTATCGGAGGAAAATACACAACCTTTCGCCGCATTGCCGAGAAGGTAGTCGATGCCCTCTATCGCTCTCATTTCCAAGGCCGTCCCTTTGTCTCCTGCATAACTTATGAGCGGCCGGTCGAATTAAGCCGCATGGCCATGCTGGCTGAGGTGGAGATGGCGGAAGCTATTGCATCGGGCTTTCACCTCGGCCTCGTGCAAGCGTTAAAATCGAGGTGGGGAAGCCGTTTTGCGCTCCCTTTGAAGGTCATATTAAGCTGCAAGGACAATCGAGTGCCAATCTGTCCGCATCACCCTGCGCTTGTCGGTGAGCTTTTGTATGCGGTCGAAAGCGAAGAGGTCTTCACGGCTTCCGACTGGATGGAAAGAAGGACTCCGTATGGTTACTTCGGTCTTTGCAGTCCAGAGTGCTTTTTGAGGATCGATCAGCTAATAGGAAAGCATCTCTAA
- a CDS encoding thymidine kinase: protein MSMTARKGRLEVITGSMFSGKTEELMYRLRRAEYAKKKVITIKHEIDNRKSYSCIVSHDGGLREAFPLGSCEEGLKTLVKLIDPAVDVIGIDEIQFFPDQAVQVLQLLVEHGKRVIVAGLDMDFRGEPFGIVPTLMALADEVVKSRAICVVCGDEANFTQRLINDKPARYDDPTIMVGGAECYEARCRGCYAIDKKDYLDIGNQLTLSGKRED, encoded by the coding sequence ATAAGCATGACAGCACGCAAGGGAAGACTCGAAGTGATCACCGGCTCTATGTTTTCAGGGAAAACAGAAGAGCTTATGTACCGATTGCGCAGGGCAGAATATGCCAAAAAGAAAGTGATCACCATCAAGCATGAGATCGACAACAGAAAATCCTACTCCTGCATCGTCAGCCATGACGGTGGACTACGAGAGGCCTTTCCCCTGGGCTCATGTGAAGAGGGACTCAAGACGCTCGTCAAGCTGATCGATCCGGCAGTCGATGTGATCGGAATCGATGAGATCCAATTTTTCCCCGATCAGGCAGTGCAGGTTTTACAGCTGCTCGTAGAGCACGGCAAAAGGGTTATCGTAGCCGGTCTGGACATGGATTTTAGAGGTGAGCCCTTCGGGATAGTTCCCACTCTCATGGCTCTTGCCGACGAAGTGGTCAAAAGCCGCGCCATCTGTGTGGTCTGCGGCGATGAGGCTAACTTCACCCAACGCCTTATCAACGACAAGCCTGCAAGGTATGACGATCCTACAATCATGGTAGGGGGTGCCGAGTGCTATGAAGCGAGGTGCCGCGGCTGCTATGCCATCGATAAGAAAGATTATCTCGATATCGGCAACCAGCTTACACTCAGCGGGAAGAGAGAAGATTAG
- a CDS encoding TerC/Alx family metal homeostasis membrane protein: MIFWILFLIAISLMIYLDLFFEKKKGLHEMTFGESMTWTLIWVSAALLFNLGVYWLYEHHMIYPESSPHSSGGKEAALLFFTGYLVEKSLSLDNVFVIALIFSYFHVPPHLQHRVLIWGVFGAIVLRFVMILFGAALITHFTFMNYIFGAILIFTAVKMLVIKQENMHPETNPVIMFAKKLMPVTHEFHGANFFVRINGVLMMTPLFLSLLVVETSDVIFAIDSIPAIFSITTDPFLVFTSNIFAILGLRSLYFVLATAINRFYYLRFSLVFLLAFVGVKMLTAHHYPIDTTLSLYIILGILLVGVAASLITKDGFISAFALPIYIQFRDIAIMTAKDIRRIAVLFAGIVILLAGLAMLVLPGPGLIFIPIGLMLLAKEFLWARRLLNKLRNSNKTFQKILGSPEEEKGDK, encoded by the coding sequence ATGATTTTTTGGATACTTTTTCTGATAGCGATCTCACTCATGATCTATCTCGACCTGTTCTTTGAAAAGAAGAAGGGGTTGCATGAGATGACATTCGGGGAGTCGATGACCTGGACTCTGATCTGGGTATCGGCAGCGCTTTTGTTCAACTTAGGGGTCTACTGGCTGTATGAGCACCACATGATCTATCCCGAATCCTCGCCCCACTCTTCCGGGGGCAAGGAAGCGGCGCTCCTTTTTTTCACAGGCTATCTGGTGGAAAAATCGTTGAGTTTGGACAACGTCTTCGTCATCGCACTCATCTTTTCCTATTTTCATGTCCCCCCCCACCTGCAGCATCGCGTGCTGATCTGGGGAGTCTTTGGAGCGATTGTCCTCAGGTTTGTCATGATCCTGTTTGGCGCCGCGCTCATTACCCACTTCACCTTCATGAACTATATTTTCGGCGCCATCCTAATCTTTACCGCGGTCAAAATGCTCGTGATCAAACAAGAAAACATGCATCCGGAAACCAACCCCGTTATAATGTTCGCCAAAAAGCTGATGCCGGTAACTCACGAATTTCACGGAGCGAATTTTTTTGTGAGAATCAATGGTGTCTTGATGATGACCCCTCTTTTCTTAAGCTTGCTTGTCGTTGAGACAAGCGATGTCATCTTCGCCATCGACTCGATACCGGCCATTTTCTCCATCACAACCGATCCCTTCTTAGTATTCACCTCCAATATTTTCGCCATCTTAGGGTTGCGTTCCCTCTATTTTGTTCTTGCGACAGCCATTAACCGTTTCTACTACCTCAGGTTCAGCCTGGTATTCCTGCTGGCATTTGTAGGCGTCAAAATGCTCACGGCGCACCACTATCCGATCGATACAACGCTGTCTCTTTACATCATCCTCGGGATATTGCTAGTCGGCGTGGCAGCTTCTCTGATTACCAAAGATGGATTTATCTCCGCGTTTGCCCTGCCGATTTATATCCAGTTCCGGGATATCGCGATCATGACAGCCAAAGATATCCGCCGGATTGCGGTGCTGTTCGCCGGCATCGTGATCTTGCTGGCAGGTCTTGCGATGCTGGTTTTGCCCGGACCGGGTTTAATCTTCATCCCCATCGGTCTCATGCTCCTCGCTAAAGAGTTCCTCTGGGCGAGAAGGTTGTTGAACAAACTGAGAAACAGTAACAAAACTTTTCAGAAAATACTGGGAAGCCCGGAAGAGGAAAAAGGAGATAAATAG
- a CDS encoding DUF378 domain-containing protein has protein sequence MKYADFIASVLLVVGGLNWGLVGFFDFNLVTFIFSNAVVVKVVYGAVALSALWQVYGWYKSGCKSCCTK, from the coding sequence ATGAAATACGCCGATTTTATTGCCTCCGTACTCTTGGTCGTGGGCGGATTAAACTGGGGCTTAGTGGGCTTTTTTGACTTCAACCTTGTCACGTTCATTTTTTCGAACGCGGTTGTAGTGAAAGTGGTCTATGGAGCTGTGGCTTTGTCTGCTTTGTGGCAAGTCTACGGATGGTATAAGAGTGGTTGTAAATCGTGCTGCACTAAATAG
- a CDS encoding NAD(P)/FAD-dependent oxidoreductase — MSLSAAVIGGGAAGFFAALNLKEHFPHVRVKIFEKSLKPLAKVEISGGGRCNVTHNLFDPKRLVAFYPRGSKELLGPFHTFQPRDMWKWLNDRGVTLKAEEDGRVFPVTDSSKTIIDCFLNEAKRLGVELGLKEKVSQVIRDEQGFRILKGDEEEVFQAVLLASGSGKEGAQFASELGHTIVEPVPSLFGFNIDPFPLSDLSGVSVKGAIVSFPHTSFVSEGSLLITHFGFSGPAALKLSAFAARHLSAKQYQETFLVNWLGKKCEEIEELYHSYKTKYPKKGIDNLKPETIAHSLFVNILQRAGILIHKPAGQLSNAEIRKLAEYLTKDAFRMQGKTTNKQEFVTAGGVKLSEVDFKTMQSKKTKGLFFSGEALDIDGVTGGFNFQAAWTTGWIAAHGMGAYLTSTLTP, encoded by the coding sequence ATGAGTCTGTCGGCAGCTGTCATCGGCGGAGGAGCCGCCGGTTTTTTCGCGGCGCTCAACCTTAAGGAGCACTTCCCCCATGTGCGCGTAAAAATCTTTGAAAAGAGTCTGAAACCTCTTGCCAAAGTCGAGATTTCAGGAGGGGGGCGATGCAATGTGACGCACAACCTTTTTGATCCGAAAAGGCTAGTCGCCTTCTATCCGCGCGGATCTAAAGAGCTTCTCGGCCCGTTCCACACATTCCAACCCCGTGACATGTGGAAGTGGTTAAACGATAGGGGAGTGACGCTGAAGGCTGAAGAGGATGGCCGTGTATTTCCGGTGACCGACTCTTCCAAGACCATCATCGACTGCTTTTTAAACGAAGCCAAAAGACTCGGAGTTGAGCTGGGCCTTAAGGAAAAGGTTTCTCAGGTCATCCGCGATGAACAAGGATTCAGGATCCTCAAAGGCGATGAAGAGGAGGTTTTCCAAGCCGTGCTGCTCGCTAGTGGGTCGGGGAAGGAGGGAGCTCAATTTGCCTCAGAGCTCGGACACACAATTGTCGAGCCTGTCCCCTCCCTATTTGGATTTAACATCGATCCGTTTCCTCTAAGCGACCTCTCTGGGGTCTCCGTGAAGGGGGCTATCGTGTCTTTCCCTCACACCTCCTTTGTGTCTGAGGGCAGTTTGCTGATTACCCATTTCGGGTTTTCAGGGCCGGCGGCCCTTAAGCTCTCTGCCTTTGCGGCAAGGCACCTTAGCGCCAAGCAGTATCAGGAGACGTTTTTAGTCAACTGGCTCGGCAAAAAATGCGAAGAGATCGAGGAGTTGTATCATTCCTACAAGACAAAATATCCCAAAAAAGGGATCGACAATTTAAAACCGGAGACGATCGCCCACAGCCTTTTCGTCAATATTTTGCAGCGCGCGGGAATCTTAATCCACAAGCCTGCCGGACAGCTCTCCAACGCCGAAATACGCAAATTGGCGGAGTATTTAACGAAAGACGCATTTCGCATGCAGGGGAAGACCACAAATAAGCAGGAATTTGTCACCGCCGGCGGGGTCAAGTTGAGCGAAGTGGATTTCAAGACGATGCAGAGCAAGAAAACAAAAGGGCTTTTTTTTTCCGGTGAAGCGTTAGATATTGACGGTGTCACAGGAGGGTTCAATTTCCAGGCTGCCTGGACAACGGGGTGGATTGCCGCCCATGGAATGGGTGCATACCTTACCAGTACCCTAACTCCTTAG
- a CDS encoding rhodanese-like domain-containing protein: MKKKTMLSLTALALLLMGTPTSTFAHGPDSDHHHAYEEIHAEKIKEMLDSEENVVILDARTKDYDDGNRLPGAKFLPYNSSDEEVEAAAPSKESTIIIYCTSPKCPASKFLAERMATMGYTNLLKYPEGINDWVQKGYPVEHAN; this comes from the coding sequence ATGAAAAAGAAAACGATGCTCTCCCTGACAGCTCTAGCTCTCTTGTTGATGGGCACTCCCACTTCCACTTTCGCTCATGGCCCTGATTCTGACCACCATCACGCTTATGAAGAGATCCATGCCGAGAAAATCAAAGAGATGCTGGACTCTGAAGAAAACGTGGTTATCCTAGATGCCCGCACTAAAGATTACGACGACGGCAACCGCCTTCCCGGCGCTAAATTCCTACCCTACAACTCAAGCGACGAAGAGGTCGAAGCTGCCGCCCCCTCCAAAGAGAGCACGATCATCATCTACTGCACAAGCCCCAAATGCCCCGCCAGCAAGTTTTTAGCCGAGCGCATGGCAACAATGGGCTACACAAACCTTTTAAAATATCCTGAAGGAATCAATGACTGGGTTCAGAAGGGATATCCTGTAGAACACGCTAACTAA
- a CDS encoding outer membrane protein: protein MKKHVFALLALASTLMGTGLQGSECCDEGFYVGGFAGVNFLQNLDKHGVDAKFKTGFAGGIAGGYKFSNNVRAEAEFAYRRNTLKSISFDDESLDLHGVKLRGETFSVMGNVYYDIDMSCMGCNSYGFTPYIGVGAGWAENKVKASSHDVEISGSDSGFAYQGIAGVSYRICQKTDLGLEYRFFASKNDFRDHTVALTAKRYF, encoded by the coding sequence ATGAAAAAGCACGTATTTGCGCTTCTCGCGTTGGCATCCACATTGATGGGAACAGGTCTGCAAGGAAGCGAGTGCTGTGATGAAGGCTTCTACGTTGGAGGCTTCGCAGGCGTTAACTTTCTGCAAAACCTAGATAAACATGGCGTTGACGCCAAATTTAAAACCGGCTTCGCAGGCGGCATCGCTGGCGGATACAAGTTCAGCAACAACGTCCGCGCTGAAGCTGAATTCGCCTACAGAAGAAATACTCTGAAGAGCATTTCTTTCGATGACGAATCCCTTGATCTGCACGGCGTTAAACTCAGAGGGGAAACATTCTCCGTAATGGGCAACGTATACTATGATATCGACATGAGCTGCATGGGCTGCAACAGCTATGGCTTTACACCCTATATCGGTGTAGGCGCTGGCTGGGCAGAGAACAAAGTGAAAGCAAGCTCCCACGATGTCGAAATCTCCGGATCCGACAGCGGCTTTGCCTACCAAGGCATCGCTGGCGTCAGCTACAGAATCTGCCAAAAGACAGATCTCGGCCTGGAGTACAGATTCTTTGCTTCCAAAAACGACTTCAGAGATCACACTGTAGCTTTAACAGCTAAGCGCTATTTCTAG
- a CDS encoding phosphoribosyltransferase, whose protein sequence is MIFQDRIHAGLSLAKALSSLNSQKDTLVIGIPRGGVIVAKEVADALHLPLDIICPRKIGAPYNPEFAIGAVTESGEAYIDPDLVRRLGIDKEYLDEKIAEESKRAAERLRLFREGMSPRDILNKTVILVDDGLATGATVKAAIVSLKKEGASRIVVAVPVSPPDTASEIKALADELIALHVDPGFMAVGQYYRNFSETTNSDVLQIMQKL, encoded by the coding sequence ATGATCTTCCAAGACCGAATCCATGCAGGCCTCTCCCTTGCCAAAGCATTAAGCTCTCTGAATAGTCAGAAAGACACCCTCGTCATCGGCATACCGCGCGGCGGCGTGATCGTTGCTAAAGAAGTTGCTGACGCCCTCCACCTTCCCTTAGACATCATTTGCCCGAGAAAAATCGGCGCTCCCTACAACCCGGAATTTGCGATCGGTGCTGTCACCGAATCAGGAGAAGCGTATATCGACCCCGACCTCGTGAGGCGCTTGGGCATTGACAAAGAGTACCTGGACGAGAAGATTGCCGAAGAGTCGAAACGAGCTGCAGAACGCCTTCGACTATTCCGCGAAGGAATGAGTCCGCGTGATATATTAAATAAAACCGTGATCTTAGTGGATGATGGCCTTGCCACTGGCGCCACTGTAAAGGCGGCAATCGTTTCCCTTAAAAAGGAGGGAGCCAGCCGCATTGTTGTGGCAGTGCCCGTCTCCCCTCCGGACACAGCGTCTGAAATCAAGGCCCTTGCCGATGAATTGATCGCCTTGCATGTCGATCCCGGTTTCATGGCTGTCGGACAGTACTACAGAAACTTTTCCGAAACGACAAACAGCGATGTGCTGCAAATCATGCAGAAGCTTTAG
- a CDS encoding P-II family nitrogen regulator — protein sequence MVPSKRLEVITSGAADEIVIETLIGIRLFSYTLVNRVQGSGKRGKRADDDFMDLMHNCLFIIICSEEEAKKAAEALRPIVEEFGGVIAVSDCMLVKTDTP from the coding sequence ATGGTGCCTTCCAAAAGGCTTGAAGTGATCACATCAGGCGCTGCCGACGAGATCGTCATCGAGACGCTGATCGGCATCCGTCTTTTTAGTTACACTCTTGTCAATCGAGTGCAGGGGTCAGGCAAGAGGGGCAAGAGGGCGGATGATGATTTCATGGACCTCATGCACAACTGCCTGTTCATCATTATCTGCTCAGAGGAAGAGGCAAAAAAGGCGGCAGAGGCTCTGCGTCCGATCGTCGAGGAATTTGGTGGAGTGATCGCAGTCAGCGACTGCATGCTGGTGAAAACAGACACGCCTTAA
- a CDS encoding sodium-dependent bicarbonate transport family permease has product MLTAKLVTPLLFFLLGGLSRAFKSHLEVPQPIAKAMALFLLITIGLKGGVEINSHGLKYEVALVMLAGLTLSVLIPFFWFNIIRRKIDAINAAAIAATYGSVSAITFVTAVNFLDSLSVSFDGYLIAVMALMEGPPIVVGVLLAKMKGKISAKAPFRLQHMLHEAFMNQAVFVLIGCLIIGTIIGESGFSDLRPFFDYPFKGILCLFLLDMGVVVGRRLPELKKLGPFLFALAFVMPLINAAFGIGVSYLIGLEPGNALLLTVLAAGASYIAVPAALSVSLPEANQAVYISMSLAVTFPLNVLAGIPLYYSIINTLFTRN; this is encoded by the coding sequence ATGCTGACAGCTAAACTGGTAACACCTCTTCTTTTTTTTCTTCTGGGCGGACTTTCAAGAGCTTTTAAAAGCCATTTGGAAGTGCCGCAGCCTATCGCCAAGGCCATGGCGCTCTTCCTTTTGATCACGATCGGACTTAAAGGGGGGGTTGAGATAAACAGCCACGGACTTAAGTACGAGGTGGCTTTGGTGATGCTGGCAGGTTTAACTCTCTCTGTGCTGATTCCTTTTTTTTGGTTCAATATTATCAGACGCAAAATCGATGCCATTAACGCAGCGGCCATCGCAGCGACCTATGGTTCTGTATCCGCGATCACTTTTGTGACGGCTGTGAATTTTTTGGATAGCCTCTCAGTCTCCTTCGACGGCTATCTCATCGCCGTTATGGCCCTGATGGAAGGCCCTCCGATCGTAGTAGGGGTACTGCTGGCTAAAATGAAGGGAAAAATTTCCGCTAAAGCGCCTTTCAGACTCCAGCACATGCTGCATGAGGCCTTCATGAATCAAGCCGTATTTGTTTTGATCGGCTGCCTGATCATCGGCACGATCATTGGCGAGAGTGGCTTCAGCGATTTAAGACCTTTTTTCGACTATCCCTTCAAGGGGATACTCTGCCTGTTTTTACTTGATATGGGAGTGGTTGTCGGCAGAAGGCTGCCTGAACTTAAGAAGCTGGGGCCCTTTCTTTTTGCCCTAGCGTTCGTTATGCCCCTCATCAATGCGGCGTTTGGGATCGGCGTCTCCTATCTGATCGGTCTTGAGCCTGGCAATGCCCTCTTGTTGACCGTGCTTGCCGCCGGGGCGAGCTACATCGCCGTACCGGCAGCGCTCTCCGTCAGTCTTCCGGAAGCGAACCAGGCAGTCTACATTTCGATGTCTCTTGCCGTGACGTTTCCTTTAAACGTTCTGGCGGGAATTCCTCTCTATTACTCCATCATCAACACGCTCTTTACAAGGAACTGA
- a CDS encoding SDR family NAD(P)-dependent oxidoreductase produces the protein MLDQLLDLSIFFSFDRSGYLRHQKKFAPSAFRDGKGLNALITGGSKGIGFGLCKLLLSLNVSLHITSRDKEKALSQMEILREQFPGASIHYYSFDIASYQDYPFFTAPFDIVVHNAGGMPREKIKATDKYEYVFATHVIGPHLLTRHLMERGRLSPDCRVIFVSSGGMYLRALNLDDLTFDKRPYNPYLAYANAKRAQVDLTELYADHFKEGYLFSCMHPGWVATPGLDQYMPTFRKWMDNRLRTVEEGADTLLWLAMTSSAYPSGRFWFDRKEAPVSLLPYTKTSPETKAALWEFCEEQYRKVATA, from the coding sequence ATGCTCGATCAATTACTCGATCTCTCTATTTTTTTCTCGTTCGACCGCAGTGGATATTTAAGGCATCAGAAAAAATTCGCGCCATCCGCCTTTAGGGACGGCAAGGGTTTAAATGCTTTAATCACAGGCGGATCAAAGGGAATTGGCTTCGGTCTCTGCAAACTGCTGCTCTCCTTAAACGTCTCCCTACATATTACCTCCAGAGACAAGGAAAAAGCCCTAAGTCAGATGGAAATTTTGCGGGAGCAGTTTCCCGGAGCTTCCATTCATTACTACTCTTTTGATATCGCTTCCTATCAAGACTACCCCTTTTTCACCGCCCCCTTCGATATTGTAGTTCATAACGCAGGCGGCATGCCCCGCGAAAAAATCAAGGCAACTGATAAGTACGAGTACGTATTTGCCACTCATGTCATCGGCCCCCATCTGTTGACGCGCCATCTGATGGAAAGAGGTCGCCTTTCCCCGGATTGCCGTGTTATCTTCGTGTCGTCGGGTGGAATGTACTTAAGAGCGCTCAACTTAGATGACCTTACCTTTGACAAACGCCCCTATAACCCCTACCTCGCCTACGCCAACGCGAAACGGGCACAGGTGGATCTGACTGAGCTTTACGCCGATCATTTCAAAGAGGGATATCTCTTCAGCTGCATGCATCCCGGCTGGGTAGCCACCCCCGGGCTGGATCAATACATGCCCACTTTCCGAAAATGGATGGACAACCGTTTACGAACAGTCGAAGAAGGGGCGGACACGCTCTTGTGGCTGGCTATGACTTCATCAGCCTATCCTTCCGGCCGTTTTTGGTTTGACCGAAAGGAGGCGCCCGTCTCATTGTTACCCTACACTAAGACGAGCCCGGAAACGAAAGCGGCTCTTTGGGAGTTTTGCGAAGAGCAGTACAGAAAGGTAGCCACCGCATGA
- a CDS encoding DUF2878 family protein codes for MMLITLILYYAGWFFTIALAAAGRPFTAALACLLAGSSQLLIHYFYTRSGYYREIFLALYAVLIGFFAESFFLNVSITGFNPPGLIASLPPLWIVLLYPLFSMTINGAMHWMMNSKILQVIVGGLAPICYIAGAKVGACQLPRGSVAAYIVIGITWPLVILTMTTLLKKIEILVESVFKKSQTPTPLYMLYDGKCPICMRETRFLKKKNSSVVYVDITSPEFTSLFSVNYAEAMQQMVALEADGTKHVGVDAFHEIYLRRGLLFMAIALKLPGLEPIWTFFYKIFAKNRLKLTGRGCDLR; via the coding sequence ATGATGCTGATCACGCTCATTCTCTATTACGCCGGATGGTTCTTTACCATTGCACTCGCCGCTGCCGGCCGGCCCTTTACGGCGGCGCTAGCTTGCCTCCTGGCGGGGAGCAGTCAACTTCTTATTCACTATTTCTACACCCGCAGCGGCTATTATCGGGAGATCTTCCTTGCCCTGTACGCTGTCCTGATCGGTTTTTTTGCCGAGTCCTTTTTTTTAAATGTGTCGATCACCGGTTTTAACCCGCCCGGCCTTATTGCATCCCTCCCCCCTCTTTGGATCGTACTCCTCTATCCTCTTTTTTCTATGACGATCAATGGCGCCATGCACTGGATGATGAACTCTAAGATTCTGCAGGTGATCGTCGGAGGGCTCGCGCCCATCTGCTACATCGCAGGAGCGAAGGTGGGAGCATGCCAGCTTCCTAGAGGAAGCGTAGCGGCCTATATCGTCATCGGCATCACCTGGCCGCTTGTTATTCTCACCATGACGACTCTGCTTAAAAAGATAGAAATTTTAGTGGAATCAGTTTTTAAAAAGAGCCAAACACCCACCCCTCTCTACATGCTCTATGATGGCAAGTGCCCAATTTGCATGCGGGAAACGCGCTTTCTGAAGAAAAAAAACTCTTCTGTCGTCTACGTCGACATCACCTCGCCTGAATTCACCTCGCTCTTCTCGGTAAATTATGCAGAGGCGATGCAGCAGATGGTGGCCCTGGAAGCTGACGGTACGAAGCATGTGGGCGTCGACGCCTTCCATGAGATCTATCTAAGACGCGGACTTCTGTTTATGGCAATCGCGCTGAAGCTGCCGGGCCTGGAGCCGATCTGGACCTTTTTTTATAAGATATTTGCGAAAAATCGTCTTAAGTTAACAGGCCGGGGCTGCGACCTCCGCTAA